One genomic segment of Pedobacter endophyticus includes these proteins:
- a CDS encoding short chain dehydrogenase, translated as MKIIIVGATGTLGKRVTEAFAKEHEVVRVGNTQGDIQIDITNETSIKAMFEQVGAFDALISTSGKGPFLPLNEMTGEAFKTGLLDKLLGQVNLVLIGQHYINKGGSFTLTSGILADYPFAAGSALSAANGGLNAFVMAAAAELTNNVRLNVVSPNVVEDSPAYFDSFPGETPVAMDRVVSAFKKSVLGIATGQVIRVY; from the coding sequence ATGAAAATAATTATTGTTGGCGCAACCGGAACACTGGGAAAAAGGGTGACTGAAGCCTTTGCCAAAGAACATGAAGTTGTTCGGGTAGGCAATACACAGGGCGACATACAAATCGACATTACCAACGAAACATCGATAAAGGCAATGTTTGAACAAGTTGGCGCATTCGATGCCCTGATTAGCACCAGCGGGAAGGGCCCATTTTTGCCCTTAAACGAAATGACCGGCGAGGCGTTTAAAACCGGTTTGTTAGATAAGTTGTTAGGTCAGGTAAACCTGGTACTTATCGGCCAGCACTACATTAACAAGGGTGGCTCATTCACGTTAACATCGGGCATATTGGCCGATTACCCATTTGCTGCCGGGTCGGCCCTGAGCGCTGCAAATGGCGGCCTTAATGCATTTGTTATGGCGGCGGCGGCCGAGCTAACAAACAATGTGCGCCTGAATGTGGTAAGCCCCAACGTTGTTGAAGATTCGCCAGCTTATTTCGATTCTTTTCCAGGCGAAACGCCCGTTGCAATGGACAGGGTGGTTAGCGCATTTAAGAAAAGCGTTCTAGGTATAGCCACGGGACAAGTAATCAGAGTTTATTAG